From Borrelia sp. RT5S, the proteins below share one genomic window:
- a CDS encoding V-type ATP synthase subunit K (produces ATP from ADP in the presence of a proton gradient across the membrane; the K subunit is a nonenzymatic component which binds the dimeric form by interacting with the G and E subunits), whose amino-acid sequence MDIGLIGVNSALTISAIGSALGMGAAGSAAIGAWKRCYVQGKPAPFLLIVFVSAPLTQIIYGYILMNTLSGIMMQVNPWLLFGAGFGGGLAISISAFAQGRAAAGACDAFAETGRGFATNLLVLGLIESVALFVMVFLMIFKF is encoded by the coding sequence ATGGATATAGGTTTAATAGGAGTAAATTCGGCTTTAACAATATCTGCAATAGGGTCAGCTTTGGGTATGGGGGCTGCGGGCAGTGCTGCTATTGGAGCATGGAAGAGATGCTATGTGCAGGGGAAACCAGCTCCGTTTTTGTTAATTGTTTTTGTTTCAGCGCCTTTGACTCAGATAATATATGGGTATATATTGATGAATACTTTATCGGGTATAATGATGCAAGTAAATCCTTGGTTATTATTTGGAGCGGGTTTTGGGGGAGGACTTGCCATTTCTATTTCTGCTTTTGCACAGGGGAGAGCGGCTGCTGGGGCTTGTGACGCATTTGCTGAGACTGGAAGGGGGTTTGCGACAAATCTTTTGGTTTTAGGATTAATTGAGTCTGTTGCCCTTTTTGTAATGGTGTTCTTAATGATATTTAAATTTTGA
- the lepA gene encoding translation elongation factor 4: protein MSSYKKNFCIIAHIDHGKSTLADRFIQKAKIVSDRDFKSQMLDSMDIERERGITIKSQAVTIEYDSSDGNTYELNFVDTPGHVDFSYEVSRAISSCEGAILLIDASQGIEAQTVSNFYMAFEHDLEIIPVINKIDLPSANVDFVKEQIKRDLGLDSSIAVSISAKNGVGIDELLESICRYVPSPEGSVSNALKALIFDSHYDSYRGVIVHFRIFEGRIKTGDKIKFMHADRDYLVEEIGVFKILLERRDFLEAGDVGYFIAGIKNISDVKIGDTVTLFDEPANFPLEGFKEVKPVVFSSVYPVDANQYDDLLKAMDRLKLNDASLTFEKDASAALGHGFKCGFLGLLHLEVIQERIEREFDLNVILTSPSVRYRIVPKKGDPYFIESPEQFLGNEHIEYALEPYIRSNIIVPTEFLGNVMSICLLKRGVQENLIYLDTKRVEVIYKMPLAEILFDFYDKIKSVSRGYASFDYELLGYEATDLVKLDILVNGDRVDALSQLVFRNNARAKATSICKKLKEEISRQQFKIAIQGAIGSSIIARETVSPVRKDVTAKCYGGDITRKRKLLEKQKEGKKRMKMIGNVEIPQSAFLSVLKSDDK from the coding sequence ATTAGTTCTTATAAGAAAAATTTTTGCATTATTGCTCATATCGACCATGGTAAGTCAACCTTGGCGGATAGATTTATACAAAAGGCCAAAATAGTCTCAGATCGAGATTTTAAAAGTCAAATGCTTGATAGCATGGATATTGAAAGAGAGAGAGGTATTACTATTAAGAGTCAAGCTGTTACTATCGAGTATGATAGCAGTGATGGCAATACCTATGAGCTTAATTTTGTAGATACACCGGGACATGTCGATTTTTCTTATGAGGTCTCAAGGGCAATTTCATCTTGTGAGGGGGCAATTTTACTTATTGATGCTAGCCAAGGAATAGAAGCTCAAACTGTTTCTAACTTTTATATGGCGTTTGAACATGATCTTGAAATTATTCCTGTCATTAATAAAATAGATTTACCGAGTGCAAATGTTGATTTTGTAAAAGAACAAATAAAGCGCGATTTGGGGCTAGATTCAAGTATTGCTGTATCAATATCTGCAAAGAATGGTGTGGGAATTGATGAGTTACTTGAATCTATTTGTAGGTACGTTCCATCGCCTGAGGGTAGTGTTAGCAATGCATTAAAGGCTTTAATTTTTGATTCACATTACGATTCTTATCGCGGTGTTATTGTTCATTTTAGAATTTTTGAAGGTCGAATCAAGACGGGCGACAAGATTAAATTTATGCATGCAGATAGGGATTATTTAGTTGAAGAGATTGGAGTCTTTAAAATACTGCTTGAAAGAAGAGATTTTTTGGAAGCTGGTGATGTTGGTTATTTCATTGCGGGAATAAAAAATATATCAGATGTTAAGATTGGGGATACTGTAACTCTTTTCGATGAGCCTGCAAATTTTCCTCTTGAGGGGTTTAAGGAAGTTAAGCCTGTTGTATTTTCTTCTGTTTATCCAGTTGATGCTAATCAGTATGATGACCTTTTAAAGGCTATGGACAGGCTTAAGCTTAATGATGCATCACTCACCTTTGAAAAGGATGCTTCAGCTGCCCTTGGCCATGGGTTTAAATGTGGATTTTTGGGGTTATTGCATTTAGAGGTAATTCAGGAAAGGATTGAGCGTGAGTTTGATCTTAATGTAATCTTAACTTCTCCTTCGGTTCGTTATAGAATTGTTCCCAAAAAAGGAGATCCTTATTTTATTGAGAGTCCAGAGCAATTTCTTGGAAATGAGCATATTGAATATGCTCTTGAACCTTATATTAGGTCTAATATTATTGTTCCTACCGAATTTTTGGGTAATGTTATGAGTATTTGTTTACTTAAGAGGGGAGTACAAGAAAACTTGATTTATCTTGATACAAAACGAGTCGAGGTCATTTACAAGATGCCTCTTGCGGAAATACTTTTTGATTTTTACGATAAAATTAAATCCGTAAGTCGTGGTTATGCGTCTTTTGACTATGAACTGTTAGGTTATGAGGCAACGGATTTAGTTAAATTGGATATTTTGGTTAATGGGGATAGAGTCGATGCGTTATCTCAATTAGTTTTCAGGAATAATGCAAGAGCAAAGGCTACAAGTATTTGTAAGAAATTAAAGGAAGAGATTTCAAGACAACAGTTTAAAATAGCGATTCAGGGGGCCATTGGGTCGAGTATTATTGCACGTGAGACAGTTTCACCTGTTAGAAAAGATGTTACTGCTAAATGTTATGGCGGGGACATTACTCGCAAGAGAAAACTTTTGGAAAAGCAAAAGGAAGGGAAGAAGAGAATGAAGATGATAGGAAATGTTGAGATACCACAGAGTGCTTTTCTTTCTGTGCTTAAGTCAGATGATAAGTAG
- a CDS encoding cysteine desulfurase — protein sequence MKLNQIGDTNKKAKILRKDFPILNKTVNDKQIIYFDNAATSQKPQNVILSEVEFYENYNANVHRSGHALAIQSSLKIEETRKLVKKFINAESSENIIFNSGTTDGINTVANSLLFSKILKEDDEIIVTTLEHNSNLLPWVNITKYLNLKIKLARFNEMGLILPLQIKGLITDKTKIIAISGISNMLGTTQDLEEIGKIARENKIIFFVDAAQMAPHTEIDVRKINCDFLVFSGHKMLAPTGVGVLYISNKIINKLNSSKIGGNTIEDVFIENEDISFKPLHPPNKFESGTPNIAGIIGLGKAIEYINSISMKFIKDHDEELIKYCVEKLGEIDEVEFLLNQNIKRKAIISFTIKDIHSHDIETYLDTMGIAIRAGRICSYLAFLSENIKKNHLLRLSLYFYNTKEEIDTFILSLKRTIKEFS from the coding sequence ATGAAACTTAATCAAATAGGCGATACAAACAAAAAAGCTAAAATTCTGAGGAAAGATTTTCCCATTTTAAATAAAACTGTAAATGATAAGCAAATTATCTATTTCGATAACGCTGCCACTTCTCAAAAACCACAAAATGTAATTTTATCTGAGGTTGAATTCTATGAAAATTACAATGCAAATGTGCATAGAAGTGGTCATGCACTTGCAATTCAATCCAGCCTAAAAATAGAAGAGACAAGAAAACTTGTAAAAAAATTTATTAATGCAGAATCTAGTGAAAATATAATATTTAATTCTGGGACAACAGATGGAATAAATACAGTGGCAAATTCATTACTTTTTTCAAAAATTTTAAAAGAAGATGATGAAATTATTGTAACAACTCTTGAGCACAACAGTAATTTGCTCCCTTGGGTTAATATTACTAAATATCTAAATCTAAAAATCAAGCTTGCAAGATTCAACGAAATGGGCCTTATTCTACCCTTGCAAATAAAAGGCCTAATTACAGATAAAACTAAAATTATTGCTATATCGGGTATAAGCAATATGCTGGGTACTACTCAAGATCTAGAAGAGATTGGAAAAATTGCTAGGGAAAATAAAATTATCTTTTTTGTGGATGCGGCTCAAATGGCACCCCATACAGAAATAGATGTGCGTAAAATAAACTGTGACTTTTTAGTATTTTCAGGACACAAAATGCTTGCTCCAACAGGAGTAGGAGTACTATATATATCCAATAAAATTATAAATAAACTCAATAGCTCCAAAATAGGCGGCAATACCATAGAAGATGTTTTTATAGAAAATGAAGATATTTCCTTTAAGCCTCTTCATCCACCAAATAAATTCGAATCAGGAACACCTAATATTGCAGGCATAATTGGTCTTGGCAAAGCAATAGAATACATTAATAGTATTTCAATGAAATTTATTAAAGATCATGACGAGGAGCTCATTAAATACTGCGTTGAAAAATTAGGAGAAATCGATGAAGTTGAATTTCTCCTAAATCAAAATATTAAACGAAAAGCAATAATATCATTTACAATAAAAGATATCCACTCACATGACATTGAAACATATCTTGATACAATGGGAATTGCAATCCGAGCTGGGAGAATTTGTTCCTACCTTGCATTCCTCTCAGAAAACATAAAAAAAAATCATCTCTTACGGCTGAGCCTCTATTTTTATAACACAAAAGAAGAAATTGATACTTTTATACTTTCTCTGAAAAGAACAATAAAGGAATTTAGCTAA
- a CDS encoding L-lactate dehydrogenase → MLKCNKVVLVGAGGVGSSFAYALTIDNSLVHELVIIDVAQDKAKGEVMDLNHGQMFLGKNIKINFGTYQDCSDADIVVITAGLNQKVGETRLDLVSKNTKIFKEIVTSIVSSGFSGIFVVASNPVDIMTYVTMKYSGFPVHRVIGTGTTLDTSRLRYFLAERFGVNTQNVHSYVMGEHGDSSFVTWDETKIAMKPLSEYISEGKIGEEELDEIHSRVVNAAYEVIKLKGATYYAIGLGIKNIVNAIISDQNLILPISSYINGQYGGVGRGIYVGAPSVISKGGVRETLDFDISDREIEKLKASANQLKSYIDKIEF, encoded by the coding sequence ATGCTTAAGTGTAATAAGGTGGTTCTTGTTGGGGCTGGGGGTGTCGGTTCGAGTTTTGCTTATGCTTTAACAATAGATAATTCGCTTGTCCATGAGCTTGTCATTATTGATGTGGCGCAAGATAAGGCTAAGGGTGAGGTTATGGATTTAAACCATGGACAGATGTTTTTGGGGAAGAATATTAAGATAAACTTTGGAACCTATCAAGATTGTTCTGATGCTGATATTGTTGTAATTACTGCAGGTCTTAACCAAAAGGTGGGCGAGACAAGGCTGGACTTGGTAAGTAAGAATACTAAAATATTTAAAGAAATTGTAACAAGCATTGTTTCAAGTGGTTTTAGTGGTATTTTCGTGGTTGCAAGTAATCCTGTTGATATTATGACTTATGTTACGATGAAGTATTCTGGGTTTCCAGTGCATAGGGTTATTGGAACAGGAACGACACTTGATACTTCAAGGCTTAGATATTTTTTAGCGGAGCGTTTTGGTGTAAATACTCAGAATGTGCATTCGTATGTTATGGGTGAGCATGGGGACAGTTCTTTTGTTACTTGGGATGAAACAAAAATAGCTATGAAGCCTTTATCTGAATACATTAGTGAGGGGAAAATAGGGGAAGAAGAGCTTGATGAGATTCATAGTCGGGTTGTGAATGCTGCTTATGAGGTAATTAAACTTAAGGGTGCTACTTATTATGCTATTGGACTTGGAATTAAAAATATTGTAAATGCGATAATCAGTGATCAAAATCTTATTCTGCCTATATCTTCATACATTAATGGTCAATACGGTGGGGTTGGGCGCGGTATTTATGTTGGAGCACCTTCTGTGATAAGTAAAGGTGGTGTAAGGGAGACTCTTGATTTTGATATAAGTGATAGAGAAATTGAAAAGCTTAAGGCTTCTGCCAATCAGCTTAAAAGTTATATTGATAAAATAGAATTTTAA
- a CDS encoding iron-sulfur cluster assembly scaffold protein: MLSEKVKKELIRLSRISKYTFKMDKNQDLGYQSKCGDQIAFQINMKNGKIGLRYSASGCIILLASAYTLTRICNNKPKEKILEIITKAIDKNFENLEEIDASLRNFTNFIHTNRQDCFMLPYRALNESLSTIK, from the coding sequence ATGCTATCAGAGAAAGTAAAAAAAGAACTAATAAGACTTAGCAGAATAAGTAAATACACATTTAAAATGGATAAGAATCAAGATTTGGGATATCAATCCAAATGCGGCGATCAAATAGCTTTTCAAATAAATATGAAGAATGGTAAGATAGGACTGAGATACAGTGCGTCTGGATGCATCATTCTTCTTGCAAGCGCTTATACATTAACTAGAATATGCAATAACAAACCAAAGGAAAAAATACTAGAAATCATAACAAAAGCGATTGATAAAAATTTTGAAAATTTAGAAGAAATTGACGCAAGTCTTAGAAATTTTACAAATTTCATACATACAAATAGACAAGATTGCTTCATGCTACCTTATCGAGCCCTAAATGAAAGCCTAAGCACAATTAAATAA
- a CDS encoding V-type ATP synthase subunit D, producing the protein MAKVRLTKNELKKQKDGLKMFNRYLPTLQLKKQQLHLEIRKIESIKRERELEKDVIRESIGSWVSLFGEEFPFKDWIQIKRVVRGYTNIAGISIPVFDSVEYLDIRHDLLLTPYWVDRGIEVIKSVIQIEAELEVLSEQVRLLEAELNTTSQRVNLFEKVMIPATKINIKKINVYLGDQQTAAVVRGKMAKDSLISRG; encoded by the coding sequence ATGGCTAAAGTCAGGTTAACCAAAAATGAGCTTAAGAAGCAAAAAGATGGACTTAAGATGTTTAATAGGTACTTGCCTACGTTGCAGCTTAAGAAACAACAGCTTCATTTGGAGATTAGGAAGATTGAGAGTATTAAGCGAGAGCGTGAGCTTGAAAAGGATGTAATAAGGGAGAGTATTGGTTCTTGGGTTTCTTTGTTTGGGGAAGAGTTTCCTTTCAAGGATTGGATTCAGATTAAGAGAGTAGTTAGAGGATATACAAATATCGCAGGCATTTCTATTCCTGTTTTTGATTCTGTTGAGTATTTAGACATTAGACATGATCTTTTATTGACTCCTTATTGGGTAGATAGAGGAATAGAAGTTATTAAGAGTGTAATTCAGATAGAAGCGGAGCTTGAGGTTTTAAGCGAGCAGGTTAGGTTGCTGGAGGCAGAGCTTAATACTACTTCTCAGAGAGTAAATTTATTTGAGAAGGTCATGATACCTGCCACTAAAATTAACATAAAGAAGATTAATGTGTATCTTGGAGATCAGCAAACAGCAGCTGTTGTAAGAGGGAAGATGGCTAAGGATAGCTTGATTAGCAGGGGATAG
- a CDS encoding YifB family Mg chelatase-like AAA ATPase, with protein sequence MKIYSHSPIGYDGELIEIEVDIRKGMPGIDIVGLAGSEIKESRERIKAAIKNSEFGFPKDRILINLAPAGIKKIGTAIDLSIATSIIAINENKNNGLEILMLGELQLDGKIRAIRGVLPAISLAKERGIKCIIIPFDNIEEGLLLDNLNIWGVKTLKETLEIVEHLNNNTFPRKQTIDSTMKGITEIPKEKFEYDFNNIKGQHRIKRALEIAVAGGHNLMLFGPPGSGKTLSIKCIKSILPPLTNKELIETNRIWSVAGKLIDTKIIKERPFRQPHHTASKEGIIGGGSNALPGEVSLAHNGILFLDEALEFQKSILQSLREPIEDKTISIVRASSRSFKYPANFQLVIATNPCPCGNLGKRDIECFCSQQEVSNYWKKLGAAMLDRIDIRVPTKPVDNEKLFQEERESSSEIRKRILKARNIQSKRYENTESTHKNSDLKPEQITLYCELDKILQDELIYILNKLNISSRATHSMLKIARTISDLREEEHISRESLLEAIEHRKSGEQLIEF encoded by the coding sequence ATGAAAATATACTCCCACTCACCCATAGGATATGATGGTGAGCTAATTGAGATTGAAGTAGATATTAGAAAAGGAATGCCGGGAATTGATATTGTTGGACTTGCTGGAAGTGAAATTAAAGAATCAAGAGAAAGAATAAAAGCAGCCATTAAAAATTCAGAATTTGGTTTTCCAAAAGACAGGATATTAATCAATCTTGCACCAGCAGGTATAAAAAAAATTGGAACAGCTATTGACCTGTCAATTGCAACAAGCATTATCGCCATAAATGAAAACAAAAACAACGGTTTAGAAATTTTAATGTTAGGAGAGCTACAATTAGACGGTAAAATAAGGGCAATTAGGGGAGTATTACCTGCGATCTCACTTGCAAAGGAGAGAGGGATTAAGTGCATCATAATACCTTTTGATAACATAGAGGAAGGTCTTCTATTGGATAATCTAAACATTTGGGGAGTTAAAACCTTAAAAGAAACGCTGGAGATAGTGGAGCACCTAAACAATAACACATTTCCAAGAAAACAAACAATTGATTCTACAATGAAAGGTATAACAGAGATACCCAAAGAAAAATTTGAATATGATTTTAACAACATAAAAGGACAGCATAGAATAAAAAGGGCACTTGAAATAGCAGTTGCAGGCGGGCACAATCTAATGCTCTTTGGTCCACCTGGTAGTGGAAAAACTCTGAGCATCAAATGCATAAAGTCAATTTTACCGCCACTTACAAATAAAGAGTTGATTGAAACAAACAGAATTTGGTCAGTAGCCGGCAAACTAATAGATACAAAAATAATAAAAGAAAGACCATTTAGACAACCCCACCATACTGCAAGCAAAGAAGGTATAATTGGAGGGGGATCTAATGCATTGCCTGGCGAAGTATCGCTAGCACACAATGGAATTCTATTCCTAGATGAAGCGTTAGAGTTTCAAAAATCAATCTTACAATCACTGCGCGAGCCCATTGAAGATAAAACAATCTCAATTGTAAGGGCAAGCTCAAGATCCTTTAAGTATCCTGCGAATTTTCAGTTAGTCATTGCCACAAACCCTTGTCCCTGTGGTAATCTTGGTAAAAGAGATATAGAGTGTTTCTGTTCCCAACAAGAAGTTTCAAACTACTGGAAAAAACTCGGAGCAGCAATGCTTGATAGAATTGACATCAGAGTACCGACCAAACCAGTAGACAACGAAAAATTATTCCAGGAAGAAAGGGAAAGCTCAAGTGAGATAAGAAAAAGAATACTAAAGGCAAGAAATATACAAAGCAAAAGATATGAAAATACTGAAAGCACACACAAAAACTCCGACCTTAAACCGGAACAAATCACCCTATACTGTGAATTAGATAAAATACTACAAGACGAACTGATCTACATTTTAAATAAACTTAACATATCATCAAGAGCTACCCATTCAATGCTAAAAATTGCAAGAACCATTTCCGACTTAAGGGAAGAAGAGCACATCTCAAGAGAATCACTGCTAGAAGCCATTGAACACAGAAAAAGCGGTGAACAGCTTATAGAATTTTAA
- a CDS encoding V-type ATP synthase subunit I, translating to MIVKMKKVLLLTLLKYKREAVEALREVGVVHVDFYNKVSRSLEEVVETRRIFIQALSLLEDDCEVKTLKSSSENFLDVAKDVVNLGAEIKDLKDTRHELLHKRNMVSPWGYFSLDLVNELRERDVYVQFFKAHISEYRKLLSSSEYKVALINNVKGTAYFIAVNDSMQTIETAEEYRFEFDLALAENKLRIVDEILERKLTQLALLNKYRDVLGNEVGECNQIIEFEQVLADMSVECRDFVYITGFIPEGKQDELKRVAGGRFAVQFADPDGDIVPTYVKRRGLARLAKPIFDVLDTIPGYKERDVSFIFMLFFFVFFGMIVGDAAYGVLFLVVGVVLSVRNFIKKKPLTSVHALIFYLSISAIIYGSMTGTWFGSGPFVLEVFPFLRSLQLEYLTGSNSMQNIMFICFTIGLLQISVAHVWNFIRQIKERPYIHSISQIGWLVGIAGLYYLVLNLILGEDRFPMRGGVLNMIYIGVALVFIFQRQDGSNFFICVLRSFGGVIEQFLTTVAGFADIISYIRLFAVGLAGLAISDSFNSMSASLLKSSNIGLITGGIVVILFGHILNIVLSLLSVVVHGVRLNMLEFSNHLGQEWNGYSYKPFRKIKNK from the coding sequence ATGATTGTAAAAATGAAGAAAGTTTTACTTTTGACTTTGTTAAAATATAAAAGAGAGGCTGTTGAGGCTTTAAGAGAAGTGGGAGTTGTTCATGTTGATTTTTACAACAAGGTCTCAAGGTCCTTAGAAGAGGTTGTTGAAACTAGAAGAATTTTTATTCAGGCTTTATCCTTGCTTGAAGATGATTGCGAGGTAAAAACTTTAAAATCTTCGAGTGAGAATTTTTTAGATGTTGCAAAAGATGTAGTTAATTTGGGCGCTGAGATTAAAGATCTTAAAGATACAAGACATGAGTTGTTGCATAAGAGGAATATGGTGTCTCCTTGGGGATATTTCTCCCTTGATTTGGTAAATGAATTGAGGGAGAGGGATGTTTATGTACAATTTTTCAAGGCTCATATTAGTGAATATAGAAAATTATTATCGTCTTCTGAGTATAAGGTTGCCCTTATTAATAATGTTAAAGGGACGGCTTATTTTATAGCTGTTAATGATTCTATGCAAACAATAGAGACGGCTGAAGAGTATAGGTTTGAGTTTGATCTTGCCTTGGCTGAGAATAAATTAAGGATTGTTGATGAGATTTTGGAGCGGAAATTAACTCAGTTAGCACTTTTAAATAAATATAGAGATGTTTTGGGAAATGAGGTAGGAGAATGCAATCAGATTATTGAGTTTGAGCAGGTTTTAGCTGACATGAGTGTGGAGTGTCGTGATTTTGTGTATATTACGGGATTTATTCCAGAAGGTAAACAGGATGAGCTTAAGAGGGTAGCTGGGGGCAGATTTGCTGTGCAATTTGCAGATCCAGATGGGGATATTGTGCCGACTTATGTTAAAAGAAGGGGTCTAGCTAGACTTGCTAAGCCTATTTTTGATGTGCTAGATACAATTCCCGGATATAAAGAGCGTGATGTTAGTTTTATTTTTATGTTATTTTTCTTTGTGTTTTTTGGAATGATAGTTGGTGATGCGGCTTATGGGGTACTATTTTTGGTAGTAGGGGTTGTGTTGAGTGTGCGTAATTTTATAAAGAAGAAGCCTTTAACGTCCGTGCATGCTTTAATATTTTATCTGAGTATATCAGCGATTATATATGGATCGATGACTGGTACTTGGTTTGGGAGTGGTCCTTTTGTGCTTGAGGTATTTCCTTTTTTAAGGTCTCTTCAACTCGAATATTTAACAGGCAGCAATAGTATGCAAAATATTATGTTTATATGTTTTACAATAGGTCTTTTGCAAATATCTGTAGCCCATGTATGGAATTTTATCCGACAAATAAAAGAAAGGCCCTATATACATTCAATTTCTCAAATTGGTTGGCTCGTTGGTATTGCTGGTCTTTATTATTTGGTTCTCAATTTAATACTTGGTGAGGATCGATTTCCCATGAGGGGTGGTGTTTTAAACATGATATATATTGGGGTTGCTCTTGTCTTTATTTTTCAGAGGCAAGATGGTTCAAACTTTTTTATATGTGTGTTGAGGAGTTTTGGGGGGGTAATAGAACAATTTTTGACTACGGTAGCAGGATTTGCAGACATAATATCTTACATTAGGCTTTTTGCTGTTGGGCTTGCAGGACTTGCAATTTCTGATAGTTTTAATAGTATGTCGGCATCTTTATTAAAATCGTCTAATATTGGTCTTATAACAGGTGGCATTGTCGTAATACTGTTTGGACATATTTTAAATATAGTTTTATCTTTACTGTCTGTTGTTGTTCATGGAGTAAGACTTAATATGCTTGAATTTTCAAACCATTTGGGTCAAGAATGGAATGGATATTCTTATAAGCCCTTTAGAAAAATAAAAAATAAATAA
- a CDS encoding DUF5655 domain-containing protein → MKELTHTVKLFKLFSENKVVELNNLHIKAEKDIQKVFESNLEAFFKVKLVATEFKIGDKRIDTLGIMVTNSCVVPVIFEYKKDASPMHVLQAVGYDEVLKDRKRDFLYVMSETFRQSSERYNNVDFDLTKIVCVARKFEVAARNQAKRDPSEIILVEYDMYEDNLITLKLTTYPAAGVSDSKVFGNKKNKVVTQAEMVRDVVPQKNDNNFLLTENLRKLSMSSVELQNLNRMLESFIFTLGNVEKYDTKHYTGFRVAGGKLFADLVFKPMRDVIIITVTLPLEKVLIEEGFTRDISGIGHHGIGNIEIVCNGSKFEDVKRLIKLSYDNVNFN, encoded by the coding sequence ATGAAAGAATTAACGCATACAGTTAAACTTTTTAAGCTTTTTTCTGAAAATAAAGTGGTGGAGTTAAATAATCTACATATTAAAGCTGAAAAAGATATACAAAAAGTATTTGAGTCTAATTTAGAGGCTTTTTTCAAAGTGAAGTTAGTGGCGACTGAATTTAAGATAGGAGATAAAAGAATAGATACACTTGGAATTATGGTGACAAATAGTTGTGTTGTTCCTGTGATATTTGAATATAAAAAAGATGCGAGTCCTATGCATGTTTTGCAGGCTGTTGGGTATGATGAGGTATTGAAAGACAGAAAGCGTGATTTTTTGTACGTGATGTCGGAGACATTTAGACAAAGTTCTGAGAGATACAATAATGTAGATTTTGATTTAACTAAAATTGTTTGTGTCGCCAGAAAATTTGAGGTAGCAGCTAGAAATCAGGCCAAAAGAGATCCTTCGGAAATTATTCTTGTAGAATATGACATGTATGAAGATAATTTAATAACATTAAAATTAACTACTTATCCAGCAGCTGGTGTTAGCGATAGTAAAGTTTTTGGGAATAAAAAAAATAAGGTTGTGACTCAAGCGGAAATGGTGCGTGATGTAGTTCCTCAAAAAAATGACAATAATTTTTTATTAACAGAGAATCTGAGGAAATTGTCAATGTCAAGTGTTGAATTACAGAATCTAAATAGAATGTTGGAGAGTTTTATTTTTACTTTGGGTAATGTTGAAAAATACGATACTAAGCATTATACAGGATTTAGGGTTGCTGGGGGTAAACTTTTTGCAGATTTGGTATTTAAGCCTATGAGGGATGTAATAATAATTACTGTTACACTTCCTTTGGAAAAGGTGCTTATAGAGGAGGGTTTTACTCGTGATATTAGTGGTATTGGTCATCATGGCATTGGAAATATCGAAATTGTTTGCAATGGATCTAAATTTGAAGATGTTAAAAGACTTATAAAATTAAGTTATGATAACGTCAATTTTAATTAG